The Crocosphaera subtropica ATCC 51142 genome includes a window with the following:
- the eboC gene encoding UbiA-like protein EboC (EboC, a homolog the polyprenyltransferase UbiA, belongs to system of proteins involved in the trafficking of precursor metabolites to an extracytoplasmic compartment so that the biosynthesis of certain natural products, such as scytonemin, can be completed.) codes for MQTQAINSPSIWGYLQLMRPANIVTAWADILVGYAAAGGMSMIADVWLGNLTTYELTPLFWLLLATSGLYGGGVVFNDVFDLELDRVERPERPLPRGDVSLRAAIILGSGLLGIGILAALQVGIVSAVIAIAVAMAALIYDGFGKHHQWLGPLNMGLCRGGNLLLGISVIPIMLWERWFLVFIPIVYIAAVTAVSQGEVEGGKQSTGLLAIIFALLVVAGVLGLGTLDVYDWRYCFPFALLFAGLVLPPFIKATQDPAPITVQKAVKSGVLSLIVLDSAVAAGFAGWLYGLAVLSLLVLSRFLGNIFAIT; via the coding sequence ATGCAAACACAAGCAATTAACTCACCCTCGATCTGGGGTTATTTACAGTTGATGCGACCGGCTAATATTGTGACAGCTTGGGCAGATATTTTAGTGGGTTATGCTGCTGCTGGTGGGATGAGTATGATAGCGGATGTTTGGCTCGGTAATTTGACCACCTACGAACTTACCCCCTTGTTCTGGCTACTGCTTGCTACCAGTGGGCTTTATGGAGGCGGTGTGGTCTTTAACGATGTCTTTGACCTGGAATTAGATCGTGTTGAACGGCCAGAACGACCCCTTCCGAGGGGTGATGTTTCTCTCAGGGCAGCCATCATCTTAGGCAGTGGGTTATTAGGGATAGGCATTTTAGCGGCCCTCCAAGTAGGGATAGTTAGTGCCGTCATTGCGATCGCTGTTGCTATGGCGGCCTTAATTTATGATGGGTTCGGCAAGCATCATCAATGGTTAGGACCGTTGAATATGGGTTTATGCCGAGGGGGAAATCTGTTACTCGGTATCAGTGTTATCCCGATAATGCTATGGGAACGATGGTTTTTAGTGTTTATTCCCATTGTTTATATCGCTGCGGTTACTGCAGTCAGTCAGGGGGAAGTCGAAGGGGGTAAACAGTCCACAGGATTATTGGCCATTATCTTCGCTTTGTTGGTGGTAGCAGGTGTTTTAGGGTTAGGAACCCTAGACGTTTATGACTGGCGTTATTGTTTTCCTTTTGCTCTGTTATTTGCTGGGTTGGTGTTACCACCTTTTATTAAAGCTACCCAAGATCCTGCTCCCATAACGGTACAGAAGGCCGTGAAATCCGGTGTACTTTCCTTAATTGTCTTAGATTCTGCGGTGGCTGCTGGTTTTGCCGGTTGGCTTTATGGTTTAGCGGTTCTCTCTCTGTTGGTCTTATCCCGTTTCTTAGGGAATATATTTGCTATCACCTAG
- a CDS encoding 3-dehydroquinate synthase, with protein MLTSFSKPFKSSINQALKSDIHSPIRQQFAVTFQYDVYFTEQLFHPNNTLFAEMIAADGQKGPRKLVVIVDDGLLPHHPHLLGQIEQYSQKYPNLLKLKAAPFVIPGGETAKNEPALIKYLQKQLNRTGLCRHSYVVGIGGGAVLDLVGYIAATTHRGIRLIRVPTTVLAQNDSGVGVKNGVNTFGKKNFLGTFAPPYAVLNDFTFLTTLDDRDWRGGVAEAVKVALIKDRSFFEAIEAQAKAIANRHMAPMQQVIYRCAQLHMAHIAGQGDPFEMGSSRPLDFGHWVAHRLESLTHYNLRHGEAVAIGIALDCTYSYLSQLLSKTDWERICHTLKTLGFALYVPELSTHLDHPDHPDSLFAGLKEFQEHLGGELTLMLLQEIGTGLEVHQVSFDRYREAIAILKTLSLTSS; from the coding sequence GTGCTTACCAGTTTTTCTAAACCCTTTAAATCATCTATTAATCAAGCTCTTAAATCCGATATTCATTCACCCATTCGACAACAGTTTGCCGTAACGTTTCAATACGATGTTTATTTCACCGAACAATTATTTCATCCGAACAATACTCTATTTGCTGAAATGATTGCTGCGGATGGTCAAAAAGGTCCAAGAAAGTTGGTTGTTATTGTTGATGATGGGTTACTCCCTCATCATCCCCATCTACTGGGCCAAATCGAGCAGTATAGCCAGAAATACCCTAACTTGCTAAAGTTAAAAGCTGCTCCCTTTGTTATTCCTGGAGGAGAAACCGCTAAAAATGAACCAGCCCTGATTAAATATTTACAAAAACAACTGAATCGCACAGGGTTATGTCGTCACTCCTACGTCGTAGGCATCGGAGGGGGTGCAGTGTTGGATCTGGTGGGTTATATAGCAGCCACCACCCATCGAGGGATTCGTCTGATTCGGGTTCCTACAACGGTTTTGGCTCAGAATGACTCTGGGGTAGGGGTAAAAAATGGGGTCAATACCTTCGGCAAAAAGAACTTTTTAGGGACATTTGCTCCACCTTATGCGGTATTAAATGACTTTACCTTTTTAACCACCCTCGATGATCGGGACTGGCGAGGTGGGGTAGCAGAAGCGGTTAAGGTGGCTTTGATCAAGGATAGGAGTTTTTTTGAAGCCATAGAAGCACAAGCCAAAGCGATCGCTAATCGACACATGGCTCCGATGCAACAGGTCATTTATCGCTGCGCCCAACTCCACATGGCTCATATTGCAGGACAAGGCGATCCCTTTGAAATGGGTTCCTCTCGCCCCCTCGATTTTGGCCATTGGGTAGCCCATCGTTTAGAGTCTCTCACCCATTATAATCTTCGTCACGGGGAAGCTGTCGCCATTGGCATCGCCCTGGACTGTACTTATTCTTATCTTTCTCAACTGCTTTCAAAAACCGACTGGGAGCGGATTTGTCACACCTTAAAAACTCTGGGGTTTGCCCTTTATGTACCAGAACTGTCGACCCATCTCGATCACCCTGATCATCCCGACTCTTTATTTGCCGGGTTAAAGGAATTTCAGGAACATTTAGGAGGTGAACTAACGTTGATGCTGCTTCAAGAAATTGGCACCGGGTTAGAAGTTCACCAGGTTAGTTTTGATCGTTATCGAGAAGCGATCGCAATTCTCAAAACTCTGTCGTTAACATCGTCTTAA
- the eboE gene encoding metabolite traffic protein EboE has product MLIYSTKNRDRPYHLTYCSNIHPGEDWEDVFKNLQTYIPKLKKELAPDAPFGIGLRLANTASEELLRGDNLEQLKHWLMIEDCYVFTLNGFPYGGFHRQVVKDHVYRPDWSEGDRLTYTERLLKILAELLPEAIDGGISTVPLSYKPWWQSNPDHLPTIFEGSSFHLAEIAAQMAKLEEETGKLLHLDLEPEPDALLENTDEAIAFFENWLLPVGQGYLQQKYGVTSTLAETWLRRHIRVCYDTCHFAVEYEDPAIALAKFEKAGIAIGKFQISSAIRIPIPPEKAQRQVLKQHLEPFAESTYLHQVIEKGASGTLNHYQDLQNALLELMNTSATEWRTHFHVPIFIDRYPPFNSTQDHITDILQQLDQAPQCNHLEIETYTWEVLPSEMKLDIFTSIKREYEWILNALS; this is encoded by the coding sequence ATGTTGATTTATTCCACTAAAAACCGCGATCGCCCTTACCATTTAACTTACTGTAGTAACATTCACCCCGGTGAAGACTGGGAAGATGTCTTTAAGAATTTACAAACTTATATCCCAAAACTGAAAAAAGAACTAGCTCCCGATGCACCTTTTGGCATTGGACTGCGTTTGGCTAATACAGCGAGTGAGGAACTGCTACGGGGAGATAACTTAGAGCAACTCAAGCATTGGTTAATGATTGAAGACTGTTATGTTTTTACGTTAAACGGATTTCCTTACGGTGGCTTTCATCGTCAAGTGGTTAAAGATCACGTTTATCGTCCTGACTGGTCTGAAGGCGATCGCCTGACCTATACGGAGCGTTTGCTCAAAATACTTGCAGAATTGCTCCCAGAAGCCATAGATGGGGGCATTTCTACCGTACCTTTATCCTATAAACCCTGGTGGCAGTCTAACCCCGATCACCTCCCAACGATTTTTGAGGGGAGTAGTTTTCATTTAGCCGAAATTGCTGCACAGATGGCTAAATTAGAAGAGGAAACAGGAAAGTTGCTACATTTGGATCTTGAACCCGAACCCGATGCCCTCCTAGAAAATACTGATGAAGCGATCGCTTTTTTTGAAAATTGGCTTTTACCGGTAGGGCAAGGATATCTTCAGCAAAAGTATGGGGTGACATCTACCCTGGCCGAGACATGGTTACGAAGACATATTCGAGTGTGTTATGATACCTGTCATTTTGCGGTGGAATATGAAGATCCGGCGATCGCCTTAGCTAAGTTCGAGAAGGCTGGTATTGCTATTGGTAAGTTTCAAATTAGTTCAGCCATTCGCATTCCTATTCCCCCAGAAAAAGCACAGCGACAAGTCTTAAAGCAACATCTAGAGCCGTTTGCTGAGTCTACCTATCTCCATCAGGTCATTGAAAAAGGGGCATCTGGAACCCTGAACCATTATCAGGATCTTCAGAATGCGCTCCTTGAGTTAATGAACACCTCTGCAACGGAATGGCGGACTCATTTCCATGTCCCTATTTTCATCGATCGCTATCCTCCCTTTAATTCCACCCAAGATCATATTACTGACATTCTCCAACAGCTTGATCAAGCTCCCCAGTGCAACCACCTGGAAATTGAAACCTACACCTGGGAAGTTTTGCCATCAGAGATGAAACTCGATATTTTTACCTCCATTAAACGGGAATATGAATGGATTTTAAACGCTTTATCCTAA
- a CDS encoding alkaline phosphatase family protein — protein sequence MKRTVVINVVGLSSRLIGEQTPNLKRWISQGQLATIEPVLPAVTCTAQSTYLTGQWPNKTGIVGNGWYFRDECEVKFWRQSNKLVQAPKIWDVARKIDPSFTCANLFWWYNMHSSVDYGVTPRPMYPADGRKIPDIYTQPADFRPQLQAELGQFPLFKFWGPATSIESSQWIAESAKWVENRVSPTLTLIYLPHLDYCLQKMGCDVKQVSQDLKEIDDLCGELINFYEERGVQVIILSEYGITSVNQPIHINRILREAGLLQVREELGLELLDAGASQAFAVADHQLAHVYVNEPTMLLRVKGLLEEIDGIDWVLDETGKQKYHLDHERAGELVAVAKPEAWFTYYYWLEDQYAPDFARTVDIHRKPGYDPVELFIDPKIPIPQGKIALKLLQKKLGFRYLMDVIPLDANLVKGSHGHLPQSPQDCPVFITHQSHLLQQDTINSVDVFQLMLKHLGREMIESPL from the coding sequence ATGAAAAGAACAGTTGTTATCAATGTGGTTGGTTTGAGTTCACGATTAATAGGGGAGCAAACCCCCAACCTCAAACGCTGGATCAGTCAAGGACAGCTTGCTACCATTGAGCCGGTTCTCCCGGCCGTTACTTGTACCGCCCAAAGTACCTATTTAACGGGACAATGGCCGAACAAAACGGGTATTGTGGGCAATGGTTGGTACTTTCGGGATGAATGTGAAGTCAAGTTTTGGAGACAGTCTAATAAGCTGGTACAAGCTCCTAAAATTTGGGATGTAGCCCGAAAAATCGATCCCTCTTTTACCTGCGCTAATTTATTTTGGTGGTACAATATGCATTCTTCGGTGGACTATGGGGTAACGCCTCGCCCTATGTATCCGGCCGATGGGCGCAAAATTCCTGATATTTACACTCAACCGGCTGATTTTCGCCCCCAACTTCAGGCTGAACTCGGACAGTTTCCCCTGTTTAAATTTTGGGGGCCAGCAACGTCTATTGAGTCAAGTCAGTGGATTGCTGAATCAGCCAAATGGGTAGAAAATCGGGTGAGTCCTACGTTAACGCTTATTTATTTACCTCACCTCGATTATTGTCTACAAAAAATGGGTTGTGATGTAAAGCAAGTGAGTCAAGATTTAAAAGAAATTGATGATCTATGTGGAGAATTAATCAATTTCTACGAAGAAAGAGGGGTTCAGGTGATTATTCTCTCTGAATATGGCATTACCTCTGTCAATCAACCCATTCACATTAACCGCATCTTGAGAGAAGCCGGACTATTACAGGTTCGTGAGGAATTGGGGTTAGAACTGCTGGATGCTGGTGCAAGTCAAGCGTTTGCCGTGGCTGATCATCAACTGGCTCATGTCTATGTTAATGAACCGACGATGCTACTTAGAGTGAAAGGTTTGTTAGAAGAGATAGACGGTATTGATTGGGTACTCGATGAGACGGGTAAGCAAAAATACCATCTTGATCATGAGCGTGCCGGGGAACTGGTAGCAGTGGCTAAACCGGAGGCATGGTTTACTTACTATTACTGGCTAGAGGATCAATACGCTCCCGATTTTGCTAGAACCGTTGATATTCATCGTAAACCGGGTTACGACCCCGTAGAATTATTTATTGATCCTAAAATTCCCATTCCTCAGGGCAAAATTGCCTTAAAGCTATTGCAGAAGAAATTAGGATTTCGCTATCTGATGGATGTGATTCCGTTAGATGCTAATTTGGTCAAGGGTTCTCACGGCCACCTCCCCCAGTCTCCTCAAGATTGTCCTGTGTTTATCACCCATCAGTCACACTTATTACAACAAGACACTATCAACTCAGTGGATGTATTCCAACTGATGCTTAAGCATCTGGGTAGGGAGATGATTGAAAGTCCCCTTTGA
- a CDS encoding DUF2267 domain-containing protein, which translates to MPVPVEYQRASDDFYRYLIDARDTAGLWSTHVTYTMTQGVFQTFRRRLSTEDAIAFANVLPICLKALFVTDWNTNEPQKPFETREEMTKEVKSLRREHNFSTETAIRDVATVLRRYVDEEAFDRVLAQLPDGAFDFWEV; encoded by the coding sequence ATGCCAGTCCCCGTAGAATACCAGCGTGCTTCAGATGACTTCTATCGCTATTTGATAGATGCACGGGACACAGCAGGACTCTGGAGTACACACGTTACTTATACAATGACCCAAGGGGTCTTTCAGACATTTCGGCGTAGGCTTTCGACAGAAGATGCCATCGCTTTTGCCAATGTATTGCCGATTTGTTTGAAGGCACTTTTTGTCACGGACTGGAACACGAATGAGCCTCAAAAGCCTTTTGAAACTCGTGAAGAGATGACGAAGGAAGTAAAATCATTACGGCGGGAACATAATTTTTCTACTGAAACAGCAATTAGAGATGTCGCTACTGTCCTGAGACGATATGTAGATGAGGAAGCCTTTGATCGAGTGCTTGCCCAATTGCCAGACGGTGCATTTGACTTCTGGGAAGTGTAA
- a CDS encoding spondin domain-containing protein: MMNLFKNSKALLTVLTLGSVATTASATQALTLKVEVENLSPLGGVALTPVWVGFHDGSFDSYNGGLSSQRGLEQIAEDGDATTISQDFLNNLTYIDDNGTPGDPSDDISGIFVSNQVGTRVDGSIGGSPIAPGTSVMNLFKITPDDSNRYFSYVSMVLPTSDYYVANGNPLAHSLTTLLTGEETSISFEIGLPGTVDDAGTEINDFDTSAGNGLFGIPGGQTGGNQGADENGVNTTVNDPFANFLNRPANFEIDFANLDFNDANLYPNGIARVTITRVSVPESSTTVGLIAIAALFFLGNSLRRRQHSN, encoded by the coding sequence ATGATGAACTTATTCAAAAATAGCAAAGCATTGTTAACCGTTTTAACCCTTGGTTCGGTTGCTACCACAGCATCAGCTACTCAAGCATTGACCCTGAAGGTTGAAGTCGAAAACCTTAGTCCTTTGGGGGGTGTTGCACTGACCCCTGTGTGGGTGGGATTTCATGATGGTAGTTTTGATAGTTATAACGGGGGACTATCGTCGCAGCGAGGTTTAGAGCAAATTGCCGAAGATGGTGATGCTACCACTATATCCCAAGACTTTCTCAATAATTTAACCTATATCGATGACAATGGCACTCCTGGTGATCCTAGTGATGATATCAGTGGCATTTTCGTATCGAATCAAGTGGGAACTCGTGTGGATGGTTCGATTGGGGGAAGTCCTATTGCACCAGGAACATCGGTTATGAATCTATTTAAAATAACCCCCGATGATTCTAATCGTTATTTTTCTTATGTATCGATGGTTCTTCCTACCAGTGATTATTATGTTGCTAATGGTAATCCTTTAGCCCATAGTTTAACCACGTTATTGACAGGAGAAGAAACCTCAATTTCCTTTGAAATCGGACTTCCTGGAACTGTGGACGACGCAGGAACCGAAATCAATGATTTTGATACCTCTGCTGGTAATGGGTTATTTGGAATTCCTGGGGGACAAACCGGAGGCAACCAAGGAGCGGACGAAAATGGAGTGAACACCACTGTTAACGATCCTTTTGCCAATTTCCTCAATAGACCCGCTAATTTTGAGATAGATTTTGCTAATTTAGACTTTAATGATGCGAATCTTTATCCCAATGGCATTGCTCGTGTGACCATTACGAGGGTATCCGTTCCTGAATCATCCACCACGGTTGGTTTAATAGCGATCGCAGCATTGTTCTTCTTGGGCAACAGTCTACGTCGTCGTCAACACTCGAACTAA
- the proS gene encoding proline--tRNA ligase, with protein MRLSQMLFVTLREDPAEAEIPSHKLLLRAGYIRRIGSGIYAYLPLMWRVLQKVSQIVREEMNAAGAQECLLPQLQPSELWKESGRWETYTKAEGIMFSLIDRQDRELGLGPTHEEVITTVAKDMIRSYRQLPVNLYQIQTKFRDEIRPRFGLMRGREFIMKDAYSFNEDEASLQRSYDAMDQAYRNIISRCGLAYRAVEADSGAIGGSASQEFMILAEAGEDEVLYTEDGKYAANVEKAVSLPKDVKTSPFTTYEKKETPDCNTIEKLCQFLECSPTNIVKNVLYEAVYDNAKTVLVLVSIRGDQEINEVKLNNELVKLASNYQASTLLALTVPDENAQKKWAKKSLPVGYISPNLEDDYIASGEYIEGKFLRIVDKTAVDLENFVTGADETGYHIVGASWNKDFKLPQLICDIRTAMIGDRAVHDTSQTLASARGIEVGHIFQLGTKYSEAMGATFTDENGEEKPIVMGCYGVGVSRLAQAAVEQSYDKDGIIWPVAIAPYQVIIIVPNINDQNQIEVAQNLYDKLNKMGVETLLDDRDERAGVKFKDADLIGIPYRVVTGRSLKSGKVEVVTRKSKESQEIEVKNLVETLHNWVEQGKVNH; from the coding sequence ATGCGACTGTCTCAGATGCTCTTTGTCACCCTACGGGAAGATCCTGCCGAAGCAGAAATCCCTAGTCATAAACTGCTGTTACGAGCAGGTTATATTCGTCGGATTGGTAGCGGTATTTATGCCTATTTACCTCTGATGTGGCGTGTATTACAAAAAGTTTCTCAAATAGTACGAGAAGAAATGAACGCAGCCGGGGCCCAAGAATGTCTCTTACCTCAGTTGCAACCATCGGAGTTGTGGAAAGAGTCGGGACGATGGGAAACCTATACCAAAGCAGAAGGCATTATGTTTTCCTTAATCGATCGCCAAGACAGGGAATTAGGGTTAGGACCCACCCATGAAGAAGTGATTACCACAGTGGCGAAAGATATGATCCGTTCCTATCGACAATTACCGGTTAATTTGTATCAAATTCAAACAAAATTTAGGGATGAAATTCGCCCTCGATTTGGCTTAATGCGAGGACGAGAATTTATCATGAAAGATGCCTATTCTTTTAACGAAGATGAAGCTAGTTTACAAAGAAGTTACGATGCAATGGATCAAGCTTATCGTAATATTATTAGCCGTTGCGGATTAGCTTATAGAGCCGTAGAAGCCGATTCTGGAGCCATTGGGGGATCAGCATCTCAAGAATTTATGATTCTAGCAGAAGCAGGAGAAGATGAGGTGTTATACACAGAAGATGGTAAATATGCCGCTAATGTTGAAAAGGCTGTTTCTCTTCCCAAAGATGTCAAAACATCTCCTTTTACGACTTATGAGAAAAAAGAAACCCCCGATTGTAATACCATCGAAAAACTGTGTCAATTTTTAGAATGTTCTCCCACAAATATCGTTAAAAATGTTCTCTATGAAGCTGTTTATGACAACGCAAAAACAGTGTTAGTTTTAGTGAGTATTCGAGGGGATCAAGAAATTAATGAAGTTAAATTAAATAACGAATTAGTTAAACTTGCTTCAAACTACCAAGCAAGTACCTTATTAGCTTTAACCGTTCCCGATGAAAACGCCCAGAAAAAATGGGCAAAGAAATCCTTACCCGTCGGTTATATTTCCCCTAACTTAGAAGATGATTATATTGCCTCTGGAGAATACATAGAAGGGAAGTTTTTAAGAATCGTTGATAAAACCGCCGTTGATTTAGAAAACTTCGTCACAGGAGCCGATGAAACCGGTTATCACATAGTAGGAGCAAGCTGGAACAAAGACTTTAAATTACCTCAATTAATTTGTGATATTAGAACCGCCATGATCGGCGATCGCGCTGTTCATGATACCAGTCAAACTTTAGCCAGTGCTAGAGGCATTGAAGTGGGTCATATTTTCCAATTAGGTACTAAATATTCTGAGGCAATGGGAGCCACCTTTACCGATGAAAATGGCGAAGAAAAACCCATTGTCATGGGATGTTATGGCGTGGGTGTTTCCCGTTTGGCACAGGCTGCCGTCGAACAATCCTATGATAAAGATGGTATTATTTGGCCTGTTGCCATCGCTCCTTATCAGGTGATTATTATTGTGCCGAATATTAACGATCAAAATCAAATAGAAGTCGCCCAAAATCTCTACGACAAATTGAATAAAATGGGAGTGGAAACCCTATTAGATGATCGGGATGAACGAGCAGGAGTTAAGTTTAAAGATGCCGATTTAATCGGCATTCCTTATCGGGTGGTGACAGGGCGATCGTTAAAATCAGGTAAAGTTGAAGTTGTCACTAGAAAAAGCAAAGAATCTCAAGAAATTGAGGTCAAAAATCTAGTAGAAACCTTACACAATTGGGTAGAACAAGGGAAGGTTAACCATTAA
- a CDS encoding late competence development ComFB family protein gives MSASLDSRAKIHVNIMELLVQEEIEKQLKLYPKNLKNYINKVEVATYALNRLPPLYASSAMGKEYQKRTGKKQYQSQINLAVRRALAAIERDPIKQSVPIVLDSSTEYELAKVALNKLEEFLQIQGIIANYQKLSWNNLNRILYPLIIKAKQQQKKRENVEFEALTYGSKKLNQELSENSNSFQFWK, from the coding sequence ATGAGTGCTTCTTTAGACAGTAGGGCTAAAATTCATGTTAATATCATGGAATTATTAGTTCAAGAAGAGATCGAAAAACAACTAAAATTGTATCCAAAAAACCTCAAAAATTATATTAATAAGGTTGAAGTTGCTACCTATGCTCTCAATCGTTTACCGCCCCTATATGCTTCTAGTGCTATGGGAAAAGAGTATCAAAAGCGTACAGGGAAGAAACAATATCAATCTCAAATAAATTTAGCAGTTCGTCGGGCTTTAGCTGCTATTGAAAGAGATCCCATCAAACAATCAGTTCCTATTGTTTTAGATAGTTCTACTGAGTATGAATTAGCAAAAGTTGCTTTAAATAAATTAGAAGAGTTCTTACAAATACAAGGAATTATTGCTAATTATCAAAAGCTTTCTTGGAATAATTTAAACCGTATTCTCTATCCATTAATTATCAAAGCTAAGCAACAACAAAAGAAAAGAGAAAATGTAGAATTTGAAGCATTAACCTATGGTTCAAAAAAGCTAAACCAGGAATTATCTGAGAATTCTAATTCGTTTCAATTTTGGAAGTAA
- a CDS encoding prephenate/arogenate dehydrogenase, with product MKIGIIGLGLIGGSLGFDLRNCGHIIYGVSRKESTCQRAIEREVVDHASININSLSTVDLIFICTPITLISSTLKQLTSNLRPEVIITDVGSVKTAIVKECEPLWSNFVGGHPMAGTAEQGIEAAQKNLFKAAPYVITPTENTPKNSIKILEQLAQSLGSKVYTCSPEIHDQAVAWISHLPVMVSASLIAACVGEKEKTVLNLAQQLASSGFKDTSRVGGGNPELGLMMAQYNKTGLLHSLQGYRQQLDEVIEYINREEWDSLEQLLMMTQKKRPPFIGGQKNS from the coding sequence ATGAAAATAGGCATTATTGGGTTAGGATTAATCGGGGGTTCCCTAGGGTTTGATTTACGCAATTGCGGACATATTATTTATGGAGTTTCTCGTAAAGAAAGTACCTGCCAACGAGCCATAGAAAGGGAAGTAGTTGATCATGCAAGTATTAATATTAATTCTCTATCCACTGTAGACCTAATTTTTATTTGTACTCCCATTACTTTAATTTCTTCAACTTTAAAACAGTTAACTTCCAATTTAAGACCAGAAGTGATTATTACTGATGTGGGATCGGTAAAAACAGCTATTGTCAAAGAATGTGAGCCATTATGGTCTAATTTTGTCGGAGGACATCCCATGGCAGGAACTGCGGAACAAGGTATAGAAGCAGCGCAAAAAAACTTATTTAAAGCTGCGCCTTATGTCATTACTCCCACAGAAAACACCCCAAAAAATAGCATCAAAATTTTAGAACAGTTAGCTCAGTCTTTAGGATCAAAGGTTTATACTTGTTCCCCAGAAATTCATGACCAAGCAGTGGCTTGGATTTCCCATTTACCTGTCATGGTTAGTGCTAGTTTAATCGCTGCTTGTGTGGGTGAAAAAGAGAAAACCGTGTTAAACTTAGCCCAACAATTAGCCAGTTCTGGGTTCAAAGATACCAGTCGTGTCGGCGGAGGAAACCCCGAATTAGGGTTAATGATGGCTCAATACAATAAAACTGGCTTATTGCACAGTTTGCAGGGTTATCGTCAGCAACTCGATGAGGTTATTGAATACATTAATAGAGAAGAATGGGACTCCCTAGAACAATTATTGATGATGACACAAAAAAAGCGACCGCCGTTTATTGGAGGGCAAAAAAATTCTTAG